Below is a window of Macadamia integrifolia cultivar HAES 741 chromosome 8, SCU_Mint_v3, whole genome shotgun sequence DNA.
ACATATTAATGCAATCAAACTCGGGGTGATGGACtacaactcaaaatcaaagcCAATATATATCCTTCAATCGCTTGAACTTACCCAACAATCAGCAAAACCAGTGAGATGAACCATAATACATATTGGTATAGCTTGTGTTTGGATATAGCATGAACATTGGCTGGAAGATTCCCGCGCTCCACCCAGCCAAACTGAGGTCGGAGCAGCAGAACAAAGCCGAGGAGAAAGCCTGTCAGGAATCCCCCGATATGTGCAAAATTGTCAACATGAGGAAGGATTCCAATAGCTAAATTTATGGCGATGATGATCACGAGTGTCACTAATGCTGCAACCTGCATGAGCAGAAAAGTTGGGATTGTAATGGGAGGCTACAACCTTAATTATCATGCTAGTTCCAATTAACAACTATCCATTATCAACTGCTCAGCAATTAAAATGACAAATTTACAATTATCCATAATGAACTGCTAAGCAACTAAAATGAGtgctcaaaataataataataataataaatgtcCCCACTTTCtccaatgtatatatatacagagataagaaaatgaagaagaagaagaagaagattattaGCAGTTCTTTCAACAGAAGAAATCTTGAAACCTATGTAAAACCAATTTAATGTTTACATGGGGAAAAGGTTCTGCAGTTGGTGGCTAAACCCCTTCACTAGATAACCTCTGTTTTAACCACAAGAAGGACATGGCCTATACAGACTGTTCAGAACCCCTTCTGCTATCGGCCATCTAACTCACCATATATTAGATCTCCCCTTGCAATGCCAGCTCATGAAGAGCCAAGTTTCAATGTAGAAAAGCACAAATAGGTTTCTTCCTCTTGTGAAATGGGAGGGTCCCATGGGCAGAAAACTACCACATGAAGGATTTACCTTTTGAGTCAGTTGCAACATGAAAGATCTCTGGATTGTCTATATCTCTATCATGGGGGAATTCCGTATCGGGACCAAGTCTTACATGATATTAATAAAACAATTTGTGAAACATGCTAGGCAGTTTCTTACCTTATTGGAATAAATAGTCCAGTTTGTAATAAGTTCAGAAAGCATGGCTCCAAGAAGTCCAAACAGTGCACCAGATGCACCGACAGAGATGTTACTTCTTATGAAAAGGCAAGAGAGAACACTCCCTCCAAAACCTGACAAGAGGTAGATAACCCCAATTCGCACTGCAAAATCATACCAAAGGTAAGTGCTAAAGCTTAGACAGAGGGATATTAAGACTAAACAAATGCAGAGAAAAGACCCAGACAGAAAACCAACTACGTTCACAAGGAAATTGCTTAAGATGACAAACtaaggaattcaaaattggctGATATCACAAGatataagggaaaaaaacaTTGCCAACCCTGTCTAGATAAACTTTGCTACAAGTTGCATAATAACAGCAACAATGACAACACCACCACATCCAACCCCTCACTTATCTACAATGACAAACTTagacttatcccaacttaatggtgtcggctacatggatccatgcaaaacaaaatagagaaaaaagtaTCCAAACAGCAAATAGGGGAAGGATGAGACCGACAGATGAGATAGTAGATAggtgagagtaagaggaaagagacacAGCCCAACAAGTCAGGAGATTCTATTTCACTCAAAGGTTAAACGATGCCAACACAAGtagtaataaaaaagaagatgatgaacaaTAACGGAAACCAGACTCAAATTGAAGTAGGGATCACTTCCAGCTCCCATCAACTCAAATAAGCAAAACAATAGGAATAGCAAAGCTTACCAAACCCAAATTGCTGCTCAAGGCGGATCCCAATGAAGAGCAGACTTAACATGTTCGCAAGCAGATGAATAACTCCTGCATGCAACCAGATACAAGAGACAAGTCTCCATCCTTGATGCCCGTGGACCACTTTGGTCCAATCAAGAGCTCCCAACTTCTTCAACCTGAAAAAGTAGGGAAAAACTAAAGATAGTGTTGCCTATTGATTTAAATTTATAGGTAGCAAGTATAATCCACTTATCGATAGAGTATCAATTTCATGGAATTTCTTTTTGCAATACCACTCAACTACCCTAGGCTTACCATCAAGGCTTAAAAAATTATAAGGCTTGCGATAAGGAAGTTCAGaacccagaaaaaaagaaaataaaaatcacattACCACGAATAGCCGAAGGAATTAACAAGTGACTCAGACATTGAAAAGTAACAGAAGCTTATAAGTTTGTGCTTTTTTCCCACACTAGCATGTACTTGTGTgtgtaacaattttttttctacctTAACTTGAAAAAGTATAGACTATATTCCTCATTTGTAGGCTTACTATCTACGCAGAGGTGCAAGAAGAAATCACAAGCTGTCAAACTCTATTCCCTGGATGCTTCTAAGTGCATTTTGAAGAAGCTGATTAAAAGCAACAGGTTCTTACATCTAAATACCATATTACTAAATAGAGACGCAGATATAAAACAAGATGATAATTTGATCAAGAGTTTCAGGTGGATGTTTCTTTATATCCTAAATATAATTAAAGTATGCTTTCAGCAAATACTATCTAAAAAAATTATCTGAGCAGCCTCCACCAACAACCTAGATTGGTAGGTTTCCCTTCACATCTGTGAAACTTTCTGAGcaccccaccaccacccccaccccccaaaaaaaaaaaaaaaaaaacagaaaagcatATTTTCCAAATTGAACTATTGACTTTCCTTAGTAAACATTAATGTCCAAATGCAAACAGCCTAAAGGATTGACCTTTTTCAAAGGAAACAGAAGGACAAAACCTTCCCCAGACCATAATGAGGGCAAGGAACCATCTCATTCTATTCCCAATGCCTCATGGCACTCAAAGATCCCATAACCATAGACAATTTTCGTCTGCGTCTAGGGCTGAACTTAACAGAACATGGTAACAAAATTAAAACTAACCCATCTCTCCAAACGCCCCAAAATGTTGTGTGTACCAATTGAAAAGCCTCATCAAGCTTCCCAGACTGAAATACCCAAATTTCCCAtccaaaaaggagaaagaaataaaatatcaaacaGGAATTAAGAGAACATGACAAAAGAATATGGAAAGAACAATTACGTTGAGGATGAGGGTCCGAATAGGGGATTCTCCCGAAGAGGCTGAAACGAGAATCTACCGAAAAACCTGGCCACACAGTGTTCTTGAGTCCCAGTAGTATCCTTGTTCTTGGGGCAATTGTTAAAATACATGGTTAGTATGAACATAACAACATTAGCCACCACAAACGCAGGAATCAACCATGAAGTCCATTGCTTCTCTGTAGTATCTTGGTAATAAGTAGACGAGTAGTACGAATAAGGGTAGCCATTACTCCTGTTCTTAACACCTCTGCTCTCCAGATCTTCGCTCGCCATGTGTAGTTTTCCTCAATTGTTCGTCTCAAATTCTGCAAACCCTCAAGATCGCTACTGTCCTCCTATGGATTTATCTCAGAAAAACTATAGAGTAACAAACAAAAACGaaataataaagtaaaaataaaCAAGTTTGCCTTTGCCTGAAGAGAGGAGTTTTGTCTGCGCTGCAGACACGAAGAGGTGAAGTGGGTTGTAAGGGAGAGTCGGTGAAGATGAAACCCTTCATCGGTGAAATATAAaacgcagagagagagagagagagagagagaggaggattCCTTTCGA
It encodes the following:
- the LOC122085973 gene encoding RHOMBOID-like protein 2, producing MASEDLESRGVKNRSNGYPYSYYSSTYYQDTTEKQWTSWLIPAFVVANVVMFILTMYFNNCPKNKDTTGTQEHCVARFFGRFSFQPLRENPLFGPSSSTLKKLGALDWTKVVHGHQGWRLVSCIWLHAGVIHLLANMLSLLFIGIRLEQQFGFVRIGVIYLLSGFGGSVLSCLFIRSNISVGASGALFGLLGAMLSELITNWTIYSNKVAALVTLVIIIAINLAIGILPHVDNFAHIGGFLTGFLLGFVLLLRPQFGWVERGNLPANVHAISKHKLYQYVLWFISLVLLIVGFTVGLVMLFRGVNAYQRCHWCRYLSCVPTSRWKCGSN